In Ancylothrix sp. D3o, the genomic stretch GCACGGTTGGGATACCTAGCGGTCGTAACTTACTGTTAGGCTTTGCTATCATTACCCGTCTAGTTGGGTCTTGATTTGAGCCTTTCCAGTTGTTTACCAGCTTCACCCTAGCTTGAGGGGTATTGACTATTTCTTTGTCAATTCCTGCCGTTGCTTTTCCTTTATTGGTTTGGGTGATTCTCCGAACTGACAGTAGTAGATTTGCGTGGCTTCTTAACATTAACTTTTGAAGACTTCTTAATCTTCTCCAGAAACCCAAGTTTTCGAGCGAGAAAGATTCTTTGACGTAAATTCCTAACCAATGAGTGGATTTTTCGCCAGTTAATTTGGCTCCAATCTTCTAGTGGCTTCTTTAGTCCGTTTGTTGGTTGTGATTCCGACATCTAACTTATCCTCAGATACGGTTTTTATTGTCTGGTCTCTTTCTCATAAGACCCAAGGCAAGTCTGCTATCCCTTTCGGTCAGGGGCAAATTTTGAACCCCTATCCTCCTCATTACAGGGAGGCTTTCGCTTTTTGCCTCATCCTCTACCCCCCAGAGACTTCTGCTTTCCTTACGGTCGGCTTACCATAGGTTTCGACCTTCCTATGGACTCTGTAGGGTTTACCCTGTTGTATCGCTTGGTTGTCTGTTCTCTCTGTAGGTGCTGTCTTTTCTGCGGTGGGAGTTCGTTCATACGTTTTGATGAGGTGAAACCATCAAAACCACCCACTTACTTTTTGGTTCGGGCCTGTCAGCCTTATTTGGCCCGTTAGGGGATGACGCAGTTTAAGCGACAGTTCACTTGCGTTCACCTTTAAGAGAATCCCTCTTGCTCCTGACTGAGGGGGGCTGTCAGCCTAGGTTACTTTCGGGGTCTGCATTCCGCCGTTTTCGTTACCTAATCGGGCGTGACCATACCATTACTGGTATTTTCCGTGAGGGTAGGGGGTATGAATCCCCGGCGTTTGGCTGGCCCTACTTACCAATTGACCAGTTCAGGTCGCGCTCCACCGACCCCCAAACATTTGCCTGTGTCCCCGCATCCACCGGCCCCAAAAAATCCACCGGCCATCCAGCAGAGTAATCGGTGTCTGGAGATTCGCTTGCGCCACCGTAAATGCCGGCCTTTACAGATCCACCGGCATTTACAGATCCGCTGACCTCATAAAATTTGCCTGCATTGTCATATCCACCGGCTCTTACAAATCCATCGGCTCTGACAGATTCACTGGCTTTAACAGATTCATCTAGCCAGAAAACAATGTTTGAATGCGGATGCTCAAGAAGCGCAGTTTTGAGCATATCGATGAAGGAGTAGATCCAGAGGTCGGCTTGGTTTGGAGGGGGGAATTACAGCGAGACGCCTCCTAACATTTTGTATAATTTACAATCCTTAAACTTAATCCGATTGCCCTTTCTGGTACGCCTCCCCAAGCCCCCAACCGGCCCTATCTAGGATGGCGTGCAACCCGCTACAGTAACTCTGCCCGTGATAAGTAAAAGTTTCATTGCATAATTCATCATTGACGTTTATTTATTTGTAAACTTATGTAAATAAATTATAATAGAACTTCTTTAAATCTTGACAAGCTTATAAGCTCCAAGCTAACTTGGTTTAGTTTGAACCAGATTATAGTTTAGGCTAGTTATCGAGATTAATTCGCCTCTCAAAGTAGTATCAAGGAAATTTTAGCAAAAAATGGATGAATTTATGCTTCAAAATATTACACCTCAACTAAATGGCTCTTCTTTATTTTTATATCTAGTACCAGTTTTAGTTTTTACTAGCGTAGGGTCTGTACTGAGTTGGCGATGGTGGAAAGAAAAGGAAGCATACAAATCATTACAATCCCTTCCTTCGCCTCCAAAACACTGGCTTTTAGGAAATCTCCCACAGATATTAGCAGCAGTCAAACAGAAGAAATTATTTCGCCAATTTTTTGATTGGAGCAAGCAGTTAGGCCCGATGTACGTCATCTGGAATGGCAGGATACCAGTTGTTATTTTAAGTAAACCAAAAGTAATCGAAGATACTATTATCAATGGAATGAGAGATGGTAGCTTAATTAGATCGAAGCGATTACGCCAAGCATGGAATGATATCAGTGGCCCAATTATGATCGGAGAGACAACAACCGAGTGGCAGTGGCGACGAAAAGCTTGGAATCCAGAATTTAGTTCGAGCAGTCTCTCCAAATATGCAGGAATAATTAGCCAAGCCTGCGAACAAGTCATTGAAACCCTTAAACAAGTTACTCCCTCAAAAGAAGTTGAAGTAGATCCTCTGTTTGTCGAACTAACAATGAGAGTAATTTCCTCTCTTGTACTAGGTACTCCTGTAGATAGAAATAGCCCTAGTCCTGAAGGGCCGTCTTTGGAAGTTAATAAGATGTACGAAGCGATGTCTGTTGTAGGTTATCGTTTCCTGCGACAAGCTGCTGGCGAGAAAATTTGGATGAAATATTTACCAACTCAGAATTCACGGGATTATTGGGCAGCAAAGCGATATTTAGCCGAATTTCTCACCCCCCGCGTAGAGTTAGCGCTACAGATGAGAGAACATAATCAACCTGATTTCTCGCAAGTTAGTAGTTTGTTTAGGGAATCAATGTTAGTAAGAATTGCGGCTAAAGAACCGCAATATGAGCGCGACAGCTTAATAGCAGAAGTCGTTGAGCTATTAATAGCCGGAACTGACACCACAGCCCATACTTTATCCTTTGCAATTGGGGAATTAAGTTTAAATCCTAGAGTGCTTCAACAAGCGAGGGATATCGTTGATAAAGTTTGGCAAGAACAAGGTGAAATAAACCTAGAAAGCCTAAAAGAATTGGCATATATTCGCGCCATCATCAAGGAAACTCTGCGCCTTTATTCAGTCGCCTCCGGCTCGACTTCATTAGAGGCACAACGGGATACTGTAATTGAGGGTAAGATAATTCCGCGTGGGACAAGAGTATCTTGGTCAATGCTTGCAGCCGGCAGAGATTCAGAAGTTTATGTCAATCCAGAAGAATTTTTGCCGGAACGTTGGTTAGACAAGAATAAGGAAACGATTTCACTACCAATGATAGACTTTGGATCAGGGCCGCATCGTTGCTTAGGAGAGCATTTATCAATGCTTGAAGGAACGATGATGTTAGCATTATTGCTACGCCACTTCGATTGGGAATTAGTCAATGGTCGTTCGTCTCTTGAACAATTGCAGCAAAACCTTTTAATTTATCCATCAGATCGAATGCCAGTGCGTTTTCAAGAGAGGAACTGAGGCACAATCGGTAAAATGTTGTAATTTCTAGGAATCAACAAGATAAACAGATTAGCACAGTCTCCGCTATCTTTTATGTTGCTTTAGGGTGGACTGGTTCCGCAAGCTCCCAACGACGAACCCGCATCATACCAAATCCGCTTAAAAAAGGTAACTTATCTGTGGAGCAAGCAACAGCCTCCGCTCATAGTAAGCAGGATGCAAAAAGCACTGGTAAAAAAAACGACCACCCAAAAGAGCCTATATAAACCGGATTGGCGTTGCTGAACTATGGTATGATAAAGTTGTCCTCAGAGCGTCAAAAATAACACACATTGAAAAGCAATATTATGAAGTGCCCCGAATGTAATTCTACTCATGTCAATAAAAATGGTCATAAAAAAGGTAAGCAAAATTATATTTGTGTCCGATGTAAAAGACAATTTATAGATGATTATAAGCTTCAAAAAGGATATTCCAAAGAATTTCGGCGTGAATGTCTAAAAATGTATGTTAATGGCCTGGGGTTTCGAGCAATTGAAAGAATCAAAAATGTACATCATACTACAATCATTAATTGGGTAAAAGAAGCAGGGAAACTCTTACCAGATTTTTACGAACCAGAAACAACCCCCGAAGTGGGAGAGTTAGATGAATTACAAACATTTGTGGGTTCAAAAAAAACAAAACCTGGCTCTGGACAGCGGTAGACCATTTTAAGCCTGGTATTTTAGCATGGGTTTTAGGCGACCATAGCGCCAAAAGTTTTGAACTACTATGGACGGAAGTTAGTAAATGGGAATGCTACTTTTATGTAACGGATGGCTGGAAAGTTTACCCACATTTTATACCGGATGGAGACCAGATCCCACCGCAAAACCTATAGGACAAGAGTTGAAGGTGAAAATACAAGACTCAGACATTACTTGGCTCGGTTAAAAAGAAAAACTCTTTGTTATTCTAAGTGTGAAAAAATGCTAGGGTATTCAATTAAATTACT encodes the following:
- a CDS encoding cytochrome P450 is translated as MDEFMLQNITPQLNGSSLFLYLVPVLVFTSVGSVLSWRWWKEKEAYKSLQSLPSPPKHWLLGNLPQILAAVKQKKLFRQFFDWSKQLGPMYVIWNGRIPVVILSKPKVIEDTIINGMRDGSLIRSKRLRQAWNDISGPIMIGETTTEWQWRRKAWNPEFSSSSLSKYAGIISQACEQVIETLKQVTPSKEVEVDPLFVELTMRVISSLVLGTPVDRNSPSPEGPSLEVNKMYEAMSVVGYRFLRQAAGEKIWMKYLPTQNSRDYWAAKRYLAEFLTPRVELALQMREHNQPDFSQVSSLFRESMLVRIAAKEPQYERDSLIAEVVELLIAGTDTTAHTLSFAIGELSLNPRVLQQARDIVDKVWQEQGEINLESLKELAYIRAIIKETLRLYSVASGSTSLEAQRDTVIEGKIIPRGTRVSWSMLAAGRDSEVYVNPEEFLPERWLDKNKETISLPMIDFGSGPHRCLGEHLSMLEGTMMLALLLRHFDWELVNGRSSLEQLQQNLLIYPSDRMPVRFQERN